A single region of the Phyllostomus discolor isolate MPI-MPIP mPhyDis1 chromosome 14, mPhyDis1.pri.v3, whole genome shotgun sequence genome encodes:
- the LOC114489222 gene encoding max-like protein X: protein MREVSLVPKVPLPLLSGPRGCREDSSPAPPPRPPAQHSNVEYPYSKNSLDPGLFVESTYKGSVVSRANSLSSTSASSSVPNKDDKNSDYHQESYKETYKDWQHQAHTQAEQKRRDGTKRGYDDLQITVPACQQQDFSIGSQKLSKAIIMQKTIDYIQFLHKEKKKQEKVSTLHKDIMALKIMKVNYEQTVKARQDNPHEGEDEEEDQVFDQVKSNVFQGITDFLFQSFNTSISMASFQELSACIFSWAEDHRKPQTPWEIMIGVLHQLKNQLY, encoded by the coding sequence ATGAGGGAAGTCTCTCTAGTCCCCAAAGTACCCCTACCTCTGCTCTctgggcccaggggctgcagAGAAGATAgctcacccgccccccccccccgcccccccgcccagcATTCCAACGTGGAATACCCCTACAGCAAAAACAGCCTGGACCCTGGGCTTTTTGTAGAAAGCACCTACAAGGGGAGTGTAGTATCCAGAGCTAATAGCCTCAGTTCCACCAGTGCCTCCTCTTCCGTCCCCAACAAAGATGACAAGAACAGTGATTACCACCAGGAGTCCTACAAGGAGACTTACAAGGACTGGCAGCATCAAGCACACACTCAGGCTGAACAGAAGAGGAGGGATGGCACCAAGAGAGGCTATGATGACCTTCAGATCACTGTCCCCGCCTGCCAGCAGCAGGACTTTTCTATTGGCTCCCAAAAGCTCAGCAAAGCCATCATTATGCAGAAGACTATTGACTACATCCAGTTTTtacataaggagaagaaaaagcaggAGAAAGTGTCCACTCTACATAAGGACATCATGGCCCTAAAGATTATGAAAGTGAACTATGAGCAGACTGTGAAGGCACGCCAAGATAACCCCCATGAGggggaggacgaggaggaggaccAGGTCTTTGACCAGGTCAAGTCCAACGTGTTTCAAGGCATCACAGACTTCCTGTTCCAATCTTTCAACACCTCCATCTCCATGGCCAGCTTTCAGGAGCTATCAGCCTGTATCTTCAGCTGGGCTGAGGACCACCGTAAGCCTCAGACACCATGGGAGATCATGATTGGTGTCCTGCACCAACTGAAGAACCAGCTTTACTAA